The Halorhodospira halophila genome segment GATCGCGCCAATGGTGACCAGCTCGCCCTGTGCCGCCCCAAGGGCGAGCAGGACCCGCAGGGCGTAGTCGCTGTGTCGGGTTAGACGCATGATCCGGCTCCGTTCGCTGCCCCGGACACTATAGCAGCGCCCGGGGCCATCCGGATCAGCCCAGGCCGACGATCAGCAGCGGCTCGCGGGTGATGCTGTAGAGGTAGAGGTAGCCGAAGACGGCGATGCCGCCGATGAACGCCGCCATGCGGATCTGCCGGGTGCGGCCTCGGCGCAGGGCGATCACCCCGAGGACGATGTAGGCGATCAGTCCGAGCAGCTTGACGGTGAGCCAGCCGTCGACGAAGGGGT includes the following:
- a CDS encoding SirB2 family protein; amino-acid sequence: MHQVLLSTHALAAVVSLGLFIARGILMFRGSAALENKVLRVAPQVADTVLLLTAVVLMVMIAQYPFVDGWLTVKLLGLIAYIVLGVIALRRGRTRQIRMAAFIGGIAVFGYLYLYSITREPLLIVGLG